Sequence from the Actinocatenispora sera genome:
CCACGAAGGGTGCCGCCGGAGGCGCGGGAGCGTGCGGGACGGTGGGCCGCGGGAGGCGCCCTCACCGGCACGGACCAGCGGGCGTGACGGGGAGGCGCGGTTCAGCGCCGCGGGAGGGGCATGTGCGGCTCAGCGCGCGGGAGGGGGAGGCGCGGTTCAGCGGCGCGGTTCAGCGGAAGGCGGGGACGCCGGTGAGCGCCTGGCCGAGCACCAGGGTGTGCACCTCGCTGGTGCCTTCGTAGGTCAGCACCGATTCGAGGTTGTTGGCGTGCCGCAGCGGGGAGAAGTCCAGCGTGATGCCGGCGGCGGCGAGGATGGTGCGGCACTCGCGGGCGATCGTGAGCGCCTCCCGGACGTTGTTCAGCTTGCCCAGGCTGATCTGCTCGCTGCGCAGCGAGCCGGCGTCCTTGCGCCGGCCCAGGTGCAGCGCGAGCAGCGTCGCCTTGCCCAGCTCCAGCGTCATGTCCACCAGCTTCTGCTGGGTCAGCTGGAAACCGGCGACCGGCCGGTCGAACGCCTGCCGGTCGACCGCCCAGGCGATCGTGGTCTCCAGGCAGTCGCGGGCGGCGCCGGTGGCGCCGAACACGATGCCGAACCGCGCCTCGTCCAGGCAACTGAGCGGGGCGCGCAGGCCGCGCGCGTCCGGCAGCATCGCCTCGGCGGGCAGCCGCACGTCGTCGAAGGCGAGCTCGGCGGTGACCGAGGCGCGCAGCGACAGCTTGCGGGTGATCTCGGTGGCGGTGAATCCGGGCGTACCCGCCGGCACCAGGAAGCCGCGCACCCCGTCGTCGGTGCGGGCCCAGACCACCGCGACGTCGGCGACCGTACCGTTGGTGATCCACATCTTGCTGCCGGACAGCACCCAGTCGTCGCCGTCACGCCGGGCCCGGGTGCGCATCCCGCCCGGGTTTGAGCCGAAGTCCGGCTCGGTCAGGCCGAAGCAGCCGATCGCCCGGCCGGCCGCCAGCTCCGGCAGCCAGCGCTGCTTCTGCGCCTCCGACCCGAACGCGTGGATCGCGTACATGGCCAGCGACCCCTGCACCGAGACCAGGCTGCGCAGCCCCGAGTCGGCCGCCTCCAGCTCGGCGCACGCCAGCCCGTAGCTGACCGCGTTGGTACCGGCGCAGCCGTAGCCGGTCAGGTGCATGCCCAGCACGCCGAGCTTGCCCAGCTCCACGGCGAGTTCGCGGGCCGGCACGTGGCCCGCCTCGTACCACTCTGCGAGCTGCGGCCGGACCCGGTCGGCGACGAACGCGCGCACCGTGTCCCGGATCTCCCGCTCGTCGTCGGTCAGCAGCTCCTCGACCCCGAACAGGGCGAGCGGGTGCTGGGCTGCGGGTGGCGTGCTCGCCATGCGGTGCTCCTCGGGCGGTGGCTGTCGGCCGACCCTCGTACCGTACGGCCGGCGCAGCGTCGGCGCGCCGCCAGCCCGCGATCACGTCCGCCCGCACCCCGAAGCGTACGTGCCTCGACGCATCGCACACATCGGCGGCGATGATGATCTTTGCGACCCCCCTCGCCGGCACACTGGCCGTACCGGCGAGAGGGAGGCGGCGATGGCGAACATGGTGTGGCTGGGTGGCGGCTGCGGGGCGGGCAAGACCACCCTGGCGCGGCGCCTGGCCTACCGGTACGACCTGCGGTTGTGGCCGGTGGACGCCTACAGCTACGCGCACCAGCGGCGGGCGACGATCGAACCCGGCTGGCCGGTCGTACGGGCCGCGGCCGGCCTGGACTTCACCGAGCGCTGGCTGGCGCCGTCGCCACACGACCAGCTGGCGCGCTTCCTCGGGTACGCTGCCGAGCAGTTCGCGATGCTCGCCGACGACCTCGCGGCGCTGCCCGACCGGACGCTGACGATCGTGGAGGGGCCACAGCTGCTCCCGGCGCAGGTCGCCGCGAGCGGCGGCGCCGCGCTCTGGCTGATCCCGACGCCGGCTCGGATCCGCCGCTCACGCCGGCAGCGCGGCGTCGCCGGCCCGGCCGACGAGGCCACCCAGCGCCGGGTGCTGGACACGCTGATCGACCGCGACGTGCTGCTCGCCGAGCATCTGGGCACGCAGGTCCGGGCGATCGGCGGCGATTGCGTCGAGGTCGACGAGGACGCCGACTGGGACCGCCTCACCGACCTGGTCGCCGAACACTTCGGCCTTCCCCCCACACCCACAGCCACCGGCGCCGACGGCATCGCCGGCCGCACCGACGGTGCTGGGAGCGCCGGCGCGGCCGACGGTGCCGGTCCGGTCGGCGCGGCCGACGGTGCCGGTCCGGTCGGCGCGGCCGACGGTGCCGGTCCGGTCGGCGCGGCCGACGGTGCCGGTCCGGTCGGCGCGGCCGACGGGGACACCCGGCAGCGGTTGCGGCAGGCCGAGAACGCGGCGGTGCTGGCGAACCTGACCGCACATCGAGACTGGATCGGGGCGACGAAGCCGCTCGCCGGGCCGTTCGTATGCGAGTGCACCCGGCTCGGTTGTGCGGTCGAGGCCAGGATCGACATCGAGGACTACCGGGCCCGCGCCGACCCGCTGGTGCTCTGCGGGGATGCGTGACCGCTACGCCGATGCGGTCTCCGCCAGCGCGTCGGTGAGCCGGGTCAGCGGGCTCGCCAGGTTCCACCGCTCGGCGAGCGCCAGCAGCTGCCGCTCGTCGGCCGGGACGGCCGGCAGCGCGGTGTCGACCGGCGGGACCTGAGCCTCCGCGCCGGCCGCGACCACCCGGGGCGCCACCGCGAGGTAGTCGCGGGCCGCGGCGAGCTTGCGGGCCTGCGCGGGGCGCACCGCCGGGTCGGCGGCGTCGACGGCGGCGAGCAGCGCGTCGAGCGTCTGGTACCGGGCGATCAGGCCGGCCGCGGTCTTGTCACCGATGCCCGCCACACCGGGCAGCCCGTCGGACGGGTCGCCGCGCAGCACCGCGAAGTCGACGTACTGGGCCGGGTGCACGCCGTAGCGGCCGTGCAGGGCGGCGTCGTCGTAGACCTCCAGCTTGGCCACGCCGCGGCCGCAGTAGAGCACCCGGACCTGCCGGTCGTCGTCGATGACCTGGAACAGGTCACGGTCGCCGGTGGCCACCTCGATCGGGCCCGGCTCGCGGGCGGCGAGCGCACCGATGATGTCGTCGGCCTCGCAGCCGGGTGCGCCGAGGGTGGCGATGCCGACCGCCCGCAGCGCATCCAGGATGATCGGCACCTGCGGGCTCAGCGCGTCGGGCACCTCCTCACCGCCGTCGGCGGCGACCCGGTGCGCCTTGTACGACCCGATCAGCGCGACCCGCCAGGCCGGCCGCCAGTCTGCGTCCAGGCAGCAGACCATCCGGTCCGGCCGGCGGGTGCGGATGAGCTGGGCGAGCATGTCGAGGAAGCCGCGGACCGCGTTGACGGGGCTGCCGTCGGGTGCGGTGATCGAGGCGGGGATGCCGTGGAAGGCGCGGAAGTACAGGCTCGCGGCGTCGACGAGCAGCAGCGGTCGGCTCACCCGTGCCAGCCTGCCATGCCGGTACGACAACCGCTGCGCGTCCGTGCCGGACGACGAGCGCTGCGTGTCCGTTCACCACGACGAGCGCTGCGCGTTCGTGCCCGACAAGCGCTGCGCGTTCGTGCCCGACGAGCGCGGCAGGTCACGGCACGATGACCAGCTTGCCGTGGGTGTGGCCGCCGCGGCTGGCGTCGAACGCCGCGCCGACCTCGGTCAGCGGGTAGCTGGCCTGCACCGGTACCGTCAGCCGGCCCGCGTCGGCGAGCTGTGCGAGTTCGGCGAGCCCGGGGCCGTCCGGCCGGACCCAGACCCAGGCTCCGCCGTGCCCCTCGACGGTAGGGTCCGCGATCGAGACGTGCCGCCCGCCCTCGGCCAGTACCGCGGTGGTGGTGGGCAGCTGCCCGCCGACCAGGTCCAGGACGACGGTCACGCCGTCCGGGGTGAGGTCGCGGACCCGTTCGGCCAGGCCGTCGCCGTACTCGATCGGGGTGGCGCCGAGCGCCCGCACGGCGTCGTGGCTGGCCGCCGACGCGGTGCCGAGGACCCGGGCGCCGCGGGCCGCGGCGAGCTGGACGGCGAGGGTGCCGACCCCGCCGGCCGCGCCGTGGACCAGGACGACGTCGCCGGCGTGCACGTCGGTGCGGTCCAGGCAGCGCTTCGCGGTCAGCCCGGCGAGGGGCAGGCCGCCGGCCTGGGGCCAGTCGAGCGTGGCCGGCCGCGCCGCCACGGCGGGGGCCGAGACCGCGACGTACTGGGCGAACGTGCCGGCGCTGATCGCTTCCTTGCGGGCGTAGGCCATGACCTCGTCGCCGGGCGCGAACTCGGGTGTGTCCGGGCCGCGGTCGACCACCACGCCGGCGACGTCCCAGCCGGGGACGACCGGGAACACGGTGTCGATCATCGGGTCCAGACCGCCGGCCAGGACCTTCCAGTCGACCGGGTTGACGCCGGCGGCCCGCACCTCGATGAGCACCTGACCGGGGCCGACCTTCGGGTCGGGCAGCTCGCCCACCCGTAGCGTCGAGTTGTCGTCGGCGAAGGACTCGTAGTAGACGGCGCGCACCAGTGTCTCCTCGTGATCGTGCGGTCGGGCCAGCTGCGACCGTACGCGTCGGGCGCCGTTCCGCGGCCCCGAATCGGTGCAGTGCGGCCGTGACCCGCCGCGCGGCCCGGGTCGGCGGCGTGCGTGCTCGGATGCCGAACGCCTCCTCGGTTCCACCTACCCGCTCGGGTTCAGCGGCGTGGACGGTAGCCGGCGACGGTGACCGCGGCGGTGGCGGCGGTGGACTCGGGCAGCGTGGCGATGCGCTCGGCGAGCGTGGCGGGCGGCAGGTGATGGGCGCTGGGGCCCATCCCGACGACGGCGGCGACCTCGTCGTGGTCGAGCCGAAGGCCGAAGCGCACCGTCTCGGCGCCCGCCGGTACGAAGTCGGCCAGGGTGGTGGCGAGCCGGTCGGGTTTGGCCGCGTCCACGCCGACCAGGCCGAGCGTCGCGACGAGCTCGCCCAGGTGGTCGGCGGCCGGGGTGACGACCAGCAGCAGCCCGTCGGGGGTCAGCACCCGGGCGATCTCGGCGGCGTTGCGCGGCGCGAACACGTTGAGGACCAGCCCGATGCAGCCGGTGCGTACCGGCAGGGGCTGCCAGGCGTCGGCGCCGATCGCGGCGATGCGCGGATGGGCGCGGGCGGCCCGGCGCAACGCGTAGCCGGACAGGTCGACCGCGAGGCCGACGCGGTCGGGCTGGGCGGTGAGCAGCTGCGCGAGGTAGTGGCCGGTGCCGGCGCCCAGGTCGAGTACCGGCTCGGTGCCCGCCGGCGCCGCGGTCCGGATCGCGTCGCTGATGGGGGAGTAGTGGCCGGCGGCGAGGAACCGTTGCCGGGCGGCGACCATCTCGGCGGTGTCGCCGGTACCAGGGCCGGCGCCGCCGGCGCGCAGGGTCAGGTAGCCGTGCCGGGCGACGTCGAAGCTGTGGCCGTGCGGGCACCGCACCCGCCTGTCGTCCAGAGTGAGGGCGCCGGCGCAGTTCGGGCAGCGCAGGTAGTCGATGGCGTCGCTGAGCACCTCCCGATCATCCCCGATCCCCAATATTCTAGCTTCCTAGGAAGGACTAGGCGGCGTCACCGCCGCCACCCAAACCCAAACCGGAGCTTCGCCAACTCCCCAAGCGACCCGAACGAGCGTTAAGCTGCCGCCAGTTGTGGCAGGACAGGAACCTCGGGAGGGAATCATGGGCGAGTCCGGCGCCGGCCCGGTCAGTGCGGTGCAGCGGCTGCTGCCGACCGACGAGGCCGAGGCGCTGCTGGAGTTGACGGCCGACATCGCGGACCGTGAACTTGCCCCGCGCGCGGCCGGCTTCGAGGCGCGAGGGGAGTTCCCGCGTACGGTGTTCGCCACGCTGGGGCGGGCCGGGCTGCTGAGCCTGCCCTACCCCGAGGAGTACGGCGGGGGAGCCCAGCCGTACGAGGTGTACCTGCAGGTGGTGGAGGAGCTGGCGCGGCGCTGGCTGTCGGTGGCGCTCGGGGTCAGCGTGCACACGCTGGCGTGCTTCCCGGTCGCCGAGTTCGGCAGCGAGCAGCAGCGCAAGCGGTACCTGCCGGACATGCTCGGCGGCGACCAGATCGGCGCGTACTGCCTGTCCGAGCCGGCGGGCGGGTCCGACGCGGCCGCGCTGACCACCCGCGCCCGCCTCGACGGCGAGTCGTACCGGGTGACCGGGACGAAGGCGTGGGTGTCGCACGCCGGCGTGGCCGACTTCTACAACGTGTTCGCGCGCACCGGCGGACCCGGGCCCAACGGCATCTCCTGCCTGCTGGTGGATCCGGCCACCGCGGGAGTGGTGCCGCAGCGGCCGGAGCGCAAGATGGGGCTGTCCGCTGAGGTGACCGCCCAGATCGTGTTCGACGACGCGGTGGTGCCGGCGGAACGGCTGGTCGGCGGCGAGGGTGCCGGTTTTCGGATCGCGATGCAGGCGCTGGACTCCGGCCG
This genomic interval carries:
- a CDS encoding 5'-3' exonuclease gives rise to the protein MSRPLLLVDAASLYFRAFHGIPASITAPDGSPVNAVRGFLDMLAQLIRTRRPDRMVCCLDADWRPAWRVALIGSYKAHRVAADGGEEVPDALSPQVPIILDALRAVGIATLGAPGCEADDIIGALAAREPGPIEVATGDRDLFQVIDDDRQVRVLYCGRGVAKLEVYDDAALHGRYGVHPAQYVDFAVLRGDPSDGLPGVAGIGDKTAAGLIARYQTLDALLAAVDAADPAVRPAQARKLAAARDYLAVAPRVVAAGAEAQVPPVDTALPAVPADERQLLALAERWNLASPLTRLTDALAETASA
- a CDS encoding acyl-CoA dehydrogenase family protein, which gives rise to MGESGAGPVSAVQRLLPTDEAEALLELTADIADRELAPRAAGFEARGEFPRTVFATLGRAGLLSLPYPEEYGGGAQPYEVYLQVVEELARRWLSVALGVSVHTLACFPVAEFGSEQQRKRYLPDMLGGDQIGAYCLSEPAGGSDAAALTTRARLDGESYRVTGTKAWVSHAGVADFYNVFARTGGPGPNGISCLLVDPATAGVVPQRPERKMGLSAEVTAQIVFDDAVVPAERLVGGEGAGFRIAMQALDSGRLGIAACAIGVAQAALDYACGYAAEREQFGRPIAQFQGVGFMLADAATQVAAARALLLTAARLRDAGRPYTVEAAKAKLFATDTAMRVTTDMVQVLGGYGYVADHPVERYFREAKVLQIVEGTNQIQRLVISRALTS
- a CDS encoding acyl-CoA dehydrogenase family protein — encoded protein: MASTPPAAQHPLALFGVEELLTDDEREIRDTVRAFVADRVRPQLAEWYEAGHVPARELAVELGKLGVLGMHLTGYGCAGTNAVSYGLACAELEAADSGLRSLVSVQGSLAMYAIHAFGSEAQKQRWLPELAAGRAIGCFGLTEPDFGSNPGGMRTRARRDGDDWVLSGSKMWITNGTVADVAVVWARTDDGVRGFLVPAGTPGFTATEITRKLSLRASVTAELAFDDVRLPAEAMLPDARGLRAPLSCLDEARFGIVFGATGAARDCLETTIAWAVDRQAFDRPVAGFQLTQQKLVDMTLELGKATLLALHLGRRKDAGSLRSEQISLGKLNNVREALTIARECRTILAAAGITLDFSPLRHANNLESVLTYEGTSEVHTLVLGQALTGVPAFR
- a CDS encoding putative RNA methyltransferase, which encodes MLSDAIDYLRCPNCAGALTLDDRRVRCPHGHSFDVARHGYLTLRAGGAGPGTGDTAEMVAARQRFLAAGHYSPISDAIRTAAPAGTEPVLDLGAGTGHYLAQLLTAQPDRVGLAVDLSGYALRRAARAHPRIAAIGADAWQPLPVRTGCIGLVLNVFAPRNAAEIARVLTPDGLLLVVTPAADHLGELVATLGLVGVDAAKPDRLATTLADFVPAGAETVRFGLRLDHDEVAAVVGMGPSAHHLPPATLAERIATLPESTAATAAVTVAGYRPRR
- a CDS encoding NADP-dependent oxidoreductase → MRAVYYESFADDNSTLRVGELPDPKVGPGQVLIEVRAAGVNPVDWKVLAGGLDPMIDTVFPVVPGWDVAGVVVDRGPDTPEFAPGDEVMAYARKEAISAGTFAQYVAVSAPAVAARPATLDWPQAGGLPLAGLTAKRCLDRTDVHAGDVVLVHGAAGGVGTLAVQLAAARGARVLGTASAASHDAVRALGATPIEYGDGLAERVRDLTPDGVTVVLDLVGGQLPTTTAVLAEGGRHVSIADPTVEGHGGAWVWVRPDGPGLAELAQLADAGRLTVPVQASYPLTEVGAAFDASRGGHTHGKLVIVP